One region of Microbacterium sp. M28 genomic DNA includes:
- a CDS encoding SGNH/GDSL hydrolase family protein — MTDLESSRTPFVPNEGTHPWRRFVAVGDSFTEGIGDPDPAAPGGHRGWADRVAEVLARQVDDFAYANLAVRGKLIAQIVRDQIEPAVALHPDLVSICAGGNDVIRPGTDPDAIAVQLEDAVARLAATGAAVLLFTGIDTGFTPVFRPFRGKVAIYNENVRAIADRHDCIVADQWALKTVQDPRFFDDDRLHYNALGHHEVARMVLRALNVPNDLQAMQPDPLPVRTWREARSEDLGWAREHLVPWVLRRLRHQSSGDAVVAKRPEAVPYEIRASE, encoded by the coding sequence ATGACCGACCTGGAATCATCCCGGACCCCCTTCGTCCCGAATGAGGGCACGCATCCATGGCGCCGTTTCGTGGCCGTCGGCGACTCGTTCACCGAGGGGATCGGCGATCCCGACCCCGCAGCCCCCGGCGGACACCGCGGGTGGGCCGACCGGGTCGCCGAGGTGCTTGCCCGGCAGGTCGACGACTTCGCTTACGCCAACCTCGCCGTCCGTGGCAAGCTGATCGCCCAGATCGTCCGGGACCAGATCGAACCGGCTGTCGCTCTGCACCCCGATCTCGTGTCGATCTGCGCCGGCGGTAACGACGTGATCCGACCAGGGACGGATCCGGACGCCATCGCGGTCCAGCTCGAGGACGCCGTGGCGCGGCTCGCTGCGACCGGCGCGGCCGTCCTGCTGTTCACCGGCATCGACACCGGCTTCACGCCCGTCTTCCGGCCGTTCCGCGGCAAGGTCGCGATCTACAACGAGAACGTCCGAGCGATCGCCGACCGGCACGACTGCATCGTCGCCGATCAGTGGGCGCTCAAGACCGTGCAGGACCCGCGCTTCTTCGACGACGACCGGCTGCACTACAACGCGCTCGGTCATCACGAGGTGGCTCGCATGGTGCTGCGCGCGCTGAACGTGCCGAACGATCTGCAGGCCATGCAGCCCGATCCTCTGCCCGTTCGGACCTGGCGCGAGGCGCGCTCCGAGGACCTCGGCTGGGCACGCGAGCACTTGGTGCCGTGGGTGCTGCGCCGCCTCCGTCACCAGTCGTCGGGTGACGCCGTCGTCGCCAAGCGCCCGGAGGCCGTGCCGTACGAGATCCGCGCGAGCGAATAG
- a CDS encoding type I restriction endonuclease subunit R produces MSVAPARGYDPIAISSESTVVAEYVHDPSRADAYQSESALEKEMIRLLEGQAYDYLPITSEAELVANLRVQLEKVNTMTFSDAEWEQFFTTKIAGANDGIIEKTARVQEDHVQILRRDDGTTKNIALIDKTNIHNNQLQVINQYEIARGEGDVVDGGAKYANRYDVTVLVNGLPMVHIEMKRRGVDIREAFNQINRYQRDSFWAGSGLFEYVQLFVISNGTLTKYYSNSTRNRHLAEQKKSGGAGKGRKTSNSFEFTSWWADANNQPIAELTAFVKTFFAKHSLLNILTKYCVLTADRDLLVMRPYQIVATERILQKIQISTNYKTLGTLDAGGYVWHTTGSGKTLTSFKAAQLASKMPSVDKVLFVVDRKDLDYQTMREYDRFEKGAANSNTSTAVLKKQLEDRGARIIITTIQKLSTFIKANKGHEVFSGHAVIIFDECHRSQFGDMHTDITRAFKKYNLFGFTGTPIFAANAGSGGNPHLRTTEQAFGDKLHTYTIVDAITDKNVLPFRIDYINTIKVGNPDDSQVSAIDRERALLDVRRIRDVVAYTLEHFDQKTKRSSSYEHGVVTNVADSVRGRRQAEAIKERKRVRGFNALFATASIDAARQYYNQFQLQMEQLPPDKRLKVGLIFSYGANEAEADGILDDEAFDTDALDGDARSFLEDAIQDYNDMFGTSYDTSADRFQNYYKDLSQRMKNREIDLVIVVNMFLTGFDATTLNTLFVDKNLRAHGLIQAYSRTNRILNSVKTYGNIVAFRDLEEETNAALELFGNKDARGVVLLKPYGDYYGEYVDKVTELLTRFPIGQQIVGEQAQKDFIQLFGAILRLQNILTSFDDFAGNDPLTERQRQDYTSIYLRLRDEFTRDRDGDREVINDDVVFEIELVKQVEINVDYILMLVEKLRAEKGDGDDKEVRAEITRAVDASPTLRSKRDLVEDFVESVSLQGAVDEQWQAYIAAKREAELQELIETHKLKLEQTRSFVDAAFRDGQLRTAGTEITRILPPVSRFNRESNHGDKKKRVIEALSRFFERFRGLATGGGEPGD; encoded by the coding sequence ATGAGCGTTGCACCGGCACGCGGCTACGATCCGATCGCAATCTCATCGGAGAGCACGGTTGTCGCTGAGTATGTTCACGATCCGTCGCGGGCCGATGCGTATCAGTCGGAGTCTGCACTCGAGAAGGAGATGATCCGACTCCTCGAGGGACAGGCGTACGACTACCTGCCGATCACCTCCGAAGCGGAGCTGGTTGCCAACCTCCGGGTGCAGCTCGAGAAGGTCAACACGATGACCTTCTCGGATGCCGAGTGGGAGCAGTTCTTCACGACGAAGATCGCAGGTGCCAACGACGGCATCATCGAGAAGACGGCGCGTGTCCAGGAGGACCACGTCCAGATCCTCAGGCGCGATGATGGGACGACGAAGAACATCGCGCTGATCGACAAGACCAACATCCACAACAACCAGTTGCAGGTCATCAACCAGTACGAGATAGCGCGTGGCGAGGGTGATGTCGTCGACGGCGGTGCGAAGTACGCCAACCGTTACGACGTGACCGTGCTCGTCAACGGGCTGCCGATGGTGCACATCGAAATGAAGCGCCGAGGCGTCGACATCCGCGAGGCCTTCAACCAGATCAACCGCTACCAGCGCGACAGCTTCTGGGCCGGCTCGGGCCTGTTCGAGTACGTGCAATTGTTCGTGATCAGCAACGGCACGCTCACGAAGTACTACTCCAACAGCACCCGCAACAGGCACCTGGCCGAGCAGAAGAAGTCTGGCGGTGCCGGGAAGGGCAGGAAGACGAGCAACTCGTTTGAGTTCACCAGCTGGTGGGCCGATGCGAACAACCAGCCGATCGCCGAGCTGACGGCATTTGTGAAGACGTTCTTCGCGAAGCACTCGCTGTTGAACATCCTGACGAAGTACTGCGTGCTCACCGCGGATCGCGACCTGCTGGTGATGCGGCCGTACCAGATCGTGGCGACGGAGCGGATCCTGCAGAAGATCCAGATCTCGACGAACTACAAGACGCTCGGCACACTCGATGCCGGCGGATACGTCTGGCACACCACGGGGTCGGGTAAGACGCTCACCTCGTTCAAGGCAGCGCAGCTGGCATCGAAGATGCCGAGTGTGGACAAGGTGCTGTTCGTCGTGGATCGCAAAGACCTCGACTATCAGACGATGCGTGAGTACGACCGGTTCGAGAAGGGCGCGGCGAACTCGAACACATCCACGGCGGTGCTGAAGAAGCAGCTTGAGGACCGGGGTGCGCGGATCATCATCACGACGATCCAGAAGTTGTCGACGTTCATCAAGGCGAACAAGGGCCACGAAGTCTTCTCGGGCCACGCGGTGATCATCTTCGATGAGTGTCACCGGTCGCAGTTCGGTGACATGCACACCGACATCACGCGGGCGTTCAAGAAGTACAACCTTTTTGGGTTCACCGGTACGCCGATCTTCGCTGCGAACGCCGGCAGCGGTGGCAACCCTCACTTGCGCACGACCGAGCAGGCGTTCGGCGACAAGTTGCACACGTACACGATCGTCGACGCCATCACCGACAAGAACGTGCTGCCGTTCCGGATCGACTACATCAACACCATCAAGGTCGGAAACCCCGACGACTCACAGGTGTCAGCGATCGACCGGGAGAGAGCTCTCCTGGACGTGCGCCGGATCCGCGATGTCGTGGCGTACACGCTGGAGCACTTCGATCAGAAGACGAAGCGGTCGTCGAGTTACGAGCACGGCGTGGTGACGAACGTCGCCGACTCGGTGCGGGGCCGGCGTCAGGCGGAGGCGATCAAGGAGCGGAAGCGAGTGCGTGGGTTCAACGCGCTGTTCGCGACCGCGTCGATCGATGCCGCACGCCAGTACTACAACCAGTTTCAGCTGCAGATGGAGCAGCTGCCACCGGACAAGCGCCTGAAGGTCGGACTGATCTTCAGCTACGGCGCGAACGAGGCCGAAGCCGACGGCATCCTCGATGATGAAGCGTTCGACACCGATGCGCTCGACGGTGACGCACGTTCGTTCCTGGAAGATGCGATCCAGGACTACAACGACATGTTCGGGACCAGCTACGACACGAGTGCGGACCGGTTCCAGAACTACTACAAGGACCTGTCGCAGCGGATGAAGAACCGCGAGATCGACCTGGTCATCGTGGTGAACATGTTCCTAACTGGGTTCGACGCGACGACGTTGAACACGCTGTTCGTTGACAAGAACCTGCGCGCCCATGGCCTGATCCAGGCGTACTCGCGCACGAACCGCATCCTGAACTCGGTGAAGACCTACGGCAACATCGTCGCCTTCCGCGACCTCGAGGAAGAGACCAACGCGGCGTTGGAACTGTTCGGCAATAAGGATGCCCGCGGCGTCGTCCTGTTGAAACCGTACGGCGACTACTACGGCGAGTACGTCGACAAGGTCACCGAACTGCTCACGCGCTTCCCGATCGGGCAGCAGATCGTGGGGGAGCAGGCGCAGAAGGACTTCATCCAGCTGTTCGGCGCGATCCTGCGGCTGCAGAACATCCTCACGTCCTTCGACGACTTCGCCGGCAACGATCCGCTCACCGAGCGACAGCGGCAGGACTACACCAGCATCTACCTGCGGCTACGCGATGAGTTCACGCGCGATCGTGACGGCGACAGAGAAGTCATCAACGACGACGTCGTGTTCGAGATCGAGCTCGTCAAGCAGGTCGAGATCAACGTCGACTACATCCTCATGCTCGTCGAGAAGCTCCGCGCCGAGAAGGGCGACGGAGACGACAAGGAAGTCCGCGCCGAGATCACCCGCGCCGTCGACGCGAGCCCGACCCTCCGCAGCAAGCGCGACCTCGTCGAGGACTTCGTCGAGTCGGTGTCGCTGCAGGGCGCGGTCGATGAGCAGTGGCAGGCGTACATCGCCGCGAAGCGAGAGGCCGAGCTTCAAGAGCTCATCGAAACGCACAAGCTCAAGCTGGAGCAGACGCGGTCGTTCGTGGATGCCGCGTTCCGGGACGGCCAGCTGCGCACAGCGGGCACCGAGATCACCCGCATCCTGCCACCCGTGTCGCGGTTCAACCGCGAGTCCAACCATGGCGACAAGAAGAAGCGGGTCATCGAAGCGCTCTCCAGGTTCTTCGAGCGGTTCCGGGGACTTGCCACTGGGGGTGGGGAGCCTGGGGACTGA
- a CDS encoding restriction endonuclease subunit S: MSRIDDLIQELCPSGVEYKQLGDVGRVVRGKRFVKDDMIDAGVPCVHYGEIYTKYGISAVQSISYVSHERARTLRFAQQGDVVMASAGETIEDIGKSVAWLGSEPIAIHDACYAFSSSMDPKFVSYFFASRLFRDQIRRSISSSKISSISTQNVAKARIPVPPLEVQREIVRVLDKFTQLEAELEAELEAELEARRTQYEHYRTEFLTFGDDVPRRPLREVATIGTGSHDTKDATPDGEFIFYARGREPLRLDSYDFDEQAIITAGDGVGVGKVFHFADGKYALHQRAYRVVPGKQIDSRFIYHYLVSDFSRYLERTSVHASVTSLRRPMFLKYPVPVPPRAEQERIVATLDKLDALVNDISIGLPGELVARRKQYEHYRDRLLTFKELPA, from the coding sequence ATGAGCCGCATCGATGACCTGATTCAGGAGCTGTGCCCGAGCGGAGTGGAGTACAAACAGCTTGGCGATGTCGGCAGGGTCGTGCGGGGGAAGCGTTTCGTCAAAGACGACATGATCGACGCGGGTGTCCCGTGCGTTCACTATGGTGAGATATATACCAAGTACGGCATTTCTGCAGTTCAGAGCATCTCCTACGTATCGCACGAACGTGCACGCACACTTCGCTTCGCGCAGCAGGGCGACGTAGTCATGGCATCAGCTGGCGAGACGATCGAAGACATTGGAAAGTCTGTCGCATGGCTGGGGAGTGAACCCATCGCGATCCATGACGCGTGCTATGCGTTCTCGAGCTCGATGGACCCCAAGTTTGTATCGTACTTTTTCGCTTCCCGCTTGTTTCGAGACCAGATTCGGCGAAGTATCTCCTCCTCAAAGATCTCGTCGATCTCGACGCAGAACGTTGCGAAGGCACGCATCCCGGTACCACCACTCGAGGTGCAGCGCGAGATCGTGCGAGTGTTGGATAAGTTCACTCAGCTGGAAGCGGAGCTGGAAGCGGAGCTGGAAGCGGAGCTGGAAGCCCGGCGCACCCAGTACGAGCACTATCGCACTGAGTTCTTGACGTTTGGGGATGACGTTCCGCGGCGACCACTGCGAGAAGTCGCCACGATCGGCACCGGCAGTCACGATACGAAAGACGCGACCCCGGACGGTGAGTTCATTTTCTACGCACGTGGCCGCGAACCGCTACGGCTTGACTCGTATGACTTCGATGAGCAGGCAATCATCACTGCCGGAGACGGGGTCGGCGTTGGCAAAGTCTTCCACTTCGCCGATGGGAAGTACGCTCTCCATCAGCGTGCTTATCGCGTTGTGCCAGGCAAACAAATCGACTCCCGATTCATCTATCACTATCTAGTTTCAGACTTCTCGAGGTACCTGGAACGCACGTCGGTACATGCGTCTGTGACGTCGCTGCGACGCCCGATGTTCCTGAAGTACCCAGTGCCCGTCCCGCCGCGGGCTGAGCAGGAACGTATCGTGGCAACCCTCGACAAGCTCGACGCCCTGGTCAATGACATCAGTATTGGTCTCCCGGGCGAGCTCGTTGCCCGTCGTAAGCAGTACGAGCACTATCGTGACCGCCTGTTGACGTTCAAGGAGCTGCCGGCATGA
- a CDS encoding restriction endonuclease: MTDMPNWEGFMIPTLKVMSDGIIRHWREFQPLVADQAQLTDEQKKEMLPSGSALKYENRIGWGVSFLTNVGALRRPKRGHYQITDAGKQLIELFPNGAKERDIKALGADPSSPIREYVATTTRKTNESTKTAPTEESSMTPTEQVQSGIERIHDEIAVELLTRLQDKDPGFFEQAVVDLLLSMGYGGTTGAGSVTQLSNDGGIDGVIDQDILGLNRVYIQAKRYQDGNAVGRPDLQAFVGALSGKADSGVFITTSRFSDGARTYAENVPTRIILIDGTRLTSLMIRYGVGVQVKETYKVVEIDEDFFA; the protein is encoded by the coding sequence ATGACGGACATGCCCAACTGGGAAGGCTTCATGATCCCGACGCTCAAGGTGATGAGCGATGGCATCATCCGCCACTGGCGCGAGTTTCAGCCTCTCGTAGCTGATCAGGCGCAGCTCACCGATGAGCAGAAGAAGGAGATGCTTCCGTCCGGGAGCGCGCTCAAGTATGAGAACCGCATCGGCTGGGGCGTCTCGTTCCTGACGAACGTCGGCGCGCTCAGGCGTCCGAAACGCGGTCACTACCAGATCACCGATGCCGGCAAGCAGCTCATCGAGCTGTTTCCGAACGGTGCCAAGGAACGTGACATCAAGGCGCTCGGTGCGGATCCCAGCTCGCCCATCCGCGAGTACGTGGCGACCACGACCCGCAAGACGAACGAGTCTACAAAGACCGCTCCGACCGAAGAGTCGTCGATGACTCCTACCGAGCAGGTGCAGAGCGGCATCGAGCGCATCCACGACGAGATCGCGGTCGAGCTGCTCACTCGGCTGCAGGACAAAGACCCAGGCTTCTTCGAGCAGGCGGTTGTCGATCTCCTGCTGTCAATGGGCTACGGCGGCACCACCGGGGCCGGCAGCGTCACCCAGCTCAGCAACGACGGAGGCATAGACGGTGTTATCGACCAGGACATCCTCGGCCTCAATCGCGTGTACATCCAGGCCAAGCGTTACCAAGACGGCAACGCTGTCGGACGCCCCGACCTCCAGGCGTTCGTTGGAGCACTCAGCGGTAAAGCCGACAGTGGCGTCTTCATCACGACCAGCCGCTTCTCCGACGGCGCACGCACCTACGCCGAGAACGTGCCGACCCGCATCATCCTGATCGACGGCACACGCCTGACGAGCCTGATGATCCGCTACGGCGTTGGCGTGCAGGTGAAAGAGACCTATAAGGTCGTCGAGATCGATGAGGACTTCTTCGCATGA
- a CDS encoding type I restriction-modification system subunit M: MAPTTKEAQRAELHRTIWRIANDLRGSVDGWDFKSYVLGMLFYRFISENLTAYLNKHEHDAGDALFDYRLTADSDAEFARDEVVAEKGFYILPSDLFANVRERAARDENLNETLERVFKNIEASALGTDSEDDIKGLFDDLDVNSNKLGSTVAKRNQKLVKLLDAIGDLPLGRWEDNSIDLFGDAYEYLMQMYAANAGKSGGEYYTPQEVSELLARITVVGKTQVNKVYDPAVGSGSLLLKFDKVLGKNNVRQGFYGQEINLTTYNLARINMFLHDVNYADFNLAHGDTLVDPQHWDDEPFEAIVSNPPYSIKWEGDANPLLINDERFAPAGVLAPKSKADLAFTMHMLSWLAVNGTAAIVEFPGVLYRGGAERKIRQYLVDNNYIDTVIQLPPDLFFGTTIATCILVLKKSKKTSDVLFIDASAEFKRVGNKNKLLDKHQARILEAFTTREPEDYFTTVVSNEDIATNDYNIAVSSYVEAEDTREEVDIVELNAEIARIVARQAELRTAIDEIVVDLEGARS; this comes from the coding sequence ATGGCACCGACCACCAAAGAGGCGCAGCGTGCCGAGCTGCATAGGACCATCTGGCGCATCGCGAACGACCTTCGAGGCAGCGTCGACGGGTGGGACTTCAAATCGTACGTGCTGGGGATGCTCTTCTACCGGTTCATTTCTGAGAATCTCACGGCGTACCTCAACAAGCACGAGCATGATGCGGGCGATGCGTTGTTCGACTACCGGCTGACGGCGGACTCTGACGCGGAGTTCGCGCGCGACGAGGTTGTCGCGGAGAAAGGGTTCTATATCCTGCCGTCCGATCTGTTCGCCAACGTGCGGGAGCGTGCGGCGCGGGACGAGAACCTCAACGAGACGCTCGAGCGCGTCTTCAAGAACATCGAGGCGTCGGCGCTGGGTACGGACAGTGAGGACGACATCAAGGGTCTGTTTGACGACCTGGATGTCAACAGCAACAAGCTCGGCTCGACGGTTGCCAAGCGCAATCAGAAGCTGGTGAAGCTGCTCGACGCGATCGGTGACCTGCCGCTGGGGCGGTGGGAAGACAACTCGATCGACCTGTTCGGCGACGCCTACGAGTACCTGATGCAGATGTACGCCGCCAACGCCGGCAAGTCCGGTGGCGAGTACTACACGCCGCAGGAAGTCTCCGAACTGCTGGCCCGCATCACGGTGGTCGGCAAGACACAGGTCAACAAGGTCTACGATCCGGCCGTCGGATCGGGATCGCTGCTGCTGAAATTCGACAAGGTGCTCGGCAAGAACAACGTCCGCCAGGGCTTCTACGGCCAGGAGATCAACCTGACCACGTACAACCTCGCACGGATCAACATGTTCCTGCACGACGTCAACTACGCCGACTTCAACCTCGCCCACGGCGACACCCTCGTCGATCCCCAGCACTGGGACGACGAGCCGTTCGAGGCGATCGTCTCCAACCCGCCCTACTCGATCAAGTGGGAGGGCGACGCCAACCCACTGCTCATCAACGACGAGCGGTTCGCGCCGGCCGGTGTCCTCGCGCCGAAGTCGAAGGCCGACCTCGCGTTCACGATGCACATGCTCAGCTGGTTGGCGGTGAACGGCACGGCAGCGATCGTCGAGTTCCCTGGAGTGCTGTACCGCGGGGGAGCGGAGAGGAAGATTCGGCAGTACCTCGTTGACAACAACTACATCGATACCGTGATCCAGTTGCCGCCGGACCTGTTCTTCGGCACGACGATCGCGACCTGCATCCTCGTGCTGAAGAAGTCGAAGAAGACCAGCGACGTGCTGTTCATTGACGCGTCAGCCGAGTTCAAGCGCGTTGGCAACAAGAACAAGCTGCTCGATAAGCACCAGGCGAGGATCCTCGAGGCGTTCACGACGCGCGAGCCCGAGGACTACTTCACCACCGTCGTGAGCAACGAGGACATCGCCACCAACGACTACAACATCGCCGTGTCGTCGTATGTAGAGGCCGAGGATACCCGCGAGGAAGTCGACATCGTCGAGCTGAACGCCGAGATCGCGCGCATCGTCGCGCGCCAGGCAGAGCTTCGTACAGCGATCGATGAGATCGTGGTGGATCTGGAAGGTGCGCGGTCATGA
- a CDS encoding TrmH family RNA methyltransferase, whose protein sequence is MTDADDPRLDDYRDLTDTALRRVQEPVGGLYIAESAKVIERACAAGHRPRSVMTQRRWVSGIASILGDQDVPVYLVPDEVAERVTGYAVHRGALASMHRPALPSVGEMIDRVSTTAGPRVRIAVLEGLLDHTNVCGPKLAHPEPAAEPRRRSRIAVLEGLVDHTNVGSAFRNAAALGLDAVLVSPTCADPLYRRSVRVSMGTVFQVPWTRIPDWTKGIAELKAAGYVLAGMTLGEGAITLDELVAEDHEKLALVFGTEGHGITRETDALLDRRVTIPMMGGVDSLNVTAAAAVAFYATR, encoded by the coding sequence GTGACCGACGCCGACGACCCGCGGCTGGACGACTACCGCGATCTCACCGACACCGCGCTGCGTCGCGTGCAGGAGCCGGTCGGCGGTCTCTACATCGCCGAGTCGGCCAAGGTGATCGAGCGGGCCTGCGCTGCGGGTCACCGCCCGCGTTCGGTGATGACGCAGCGGCGCTGGGTCTCCGGCATCGCGTCGATCCTCGGGGATCAAGACGTCCCGGTCTATCTGGTCCCGGACGAGGTCGCAGAGCGGGTCACGGGGTACGCCGTGCACCGCGGCGCACTGGCGTCGATGCACCGTCCAGCGCTCCCGTCGGTGGGGGAGATGATCGACCGGGTCTCGACCACGGCGGGTCCGCGTGTGCGCATCGCCGTGCTCGAGGGGCTGCTCGATCACACCAACGTGTGTGGTCCCAAACTAGCCCATCCGGAACCCGCCGCCGAGCCTCGCAGACGCAGTCGGATCGCGGTGCTGGAGGGGCTCGTTGACCATACCAACGTCGGCAGCGCCTTCCGTAATGCAGCCGCCTTGGGCCTCGATGCGGTGCTGGTGTCTCCGACCTGCGCTGACCCGCTGTACCGGCGCTCGGTACGGGTCTCGATGGGCACGGTTTTCCAAGTGCCGTGGACACGGATCCCCGATTGGACAAAGGGCATTGCGGAGCTTAAGGCGGCTGGCTATGTCCTGGCCGGCATGACGTTGGGGGAAGGCGCGATCACCCTCGACGAGCTGGTGGCCGAGGATCACGAGAAGCTCGCTCTCGTGTTCGGCACCGAAGGCCACGGCATCACGCGGGAAACTGATGCTCTACTCGATCGCCGGGTCACGATCCCGATGATGGGCGGAGTCGACTCGTTGAACGTGACGGCAGCAGCAGCCGTGGCGTTCTACGCGACGCGCTGA
- a CDS encoding Sir2 family NAD-dependent protein deacetylase — protein sequence MTADLADGVARTVELLQGKRIALLTGAGISTDSGIPAYRGEGAPVRADPMTAQRYLADESARRRYWIGGHLGWRAFARAAPNAGHLALAEMERDGLVSGVITQNVDGLHLRAGSSHVIEVHGTMRRVLCLQCGQVFDRRDVAAQIEERNPWITVPENIPLNPDGDVTPETADGFVVPTCTVCGGMLKPDVVFFGEYVPADRFRAAESLLRGSSAMIVAGSSLVVNSGVRLVERARRRGIPLIIINREPTRADAWADVTLAGGTSDIIPAIQEQLQ from the coding sequence ATGACTGCCGATCTGGCCGACGGCGTCGCGCGCACCGTGGAACTGCTGCAGGGCAAGCGGATAGCGCTGCTCACCGGGGCCGGGATCTCGACGGACTCCGGCATCCCCGCCTATCGCGGCGAAGGCGCACCCGTGCGTGCGGATCCGATGACGGCACAGCGCTATCTCGCCGACGAATCCGCTCGCCGTCGCTACTGGATCGGCGGACACCTCGGCTGGCGCGCGTTCGCTCGGGCGGCGCCGAACGCCGGTCACCTGGCTCTGGCAGAGATGGAGCGCGACGGACTCGTCAGCGGTGTCATCACGCAGAACGTCGACGGGCTTCATCTGCGCGCAGGCAGCTCGCATGTGATCGAGGTCCACGGCACCATGCGCCGCGTCCTGTGCCTGCAGTGCGGCCAGGTGTTCGACCGCCGGGACGTCGCCGCGCAGATCGAGGAGCGCAATCCCTGGATCACGGTCCCGGAGAACATCCCTCTGAATCCGGACGGCGACGTGACGCCCGAGACGGCTGACGGGTTCGTCGTGCCGACGTGCACCGTGTGCGGCGGAATGTTGAAGCCCGATGTCGTCTTCTTCGGCGAGTACGTTCCCGCCGATCGCTTCCGTGCGGCCGAATCGCTGCTGCGCGGCAGCTCGGCGATGATCGTCGCCGGTTCGTCGCTCGTCGTGAACTCCGGTGTGCGGCTGGTCGAACGCGCCAGACGCCGCGGTATCCCTCTCATCATCATCAATCGCGAGCCGACCAGAGCGGATGCCTGGGCGGACGTGACGCTCGCAGGCGGCACGAGCGACATCATCCCCGCGATCCAGGAGCAGCTGCAGTGA
- a CDS encoding histidine phosphatase family protein translates to MTLITLVRHGQTDWNLDRRIQGSTDIPLNETGRRHALEAAAALSGGTHHAIYASPLVRAHETARIIAERIGLGEPELVTDLREREFGEAEGMLVADYLDRYGDWHADVPGAETFAQVRDRALGALDVIARQSRRRSAPVAESVIVVAHGGVIRSLLDHASGGTMPLVGVPLANGSVHRFEASPDVLRLLETVSAP, encoded by the coding sequence GTGACTCTCATCACCCTCGTCCGACACGGCCAGACGGACTGGAATCTCGACCGCCGCATCCAGGGGTCCACCGACATCCCACTCAACGAGACCGGTCGCCGCCACGCGCTCGAAGCGGCCGCCGCGCTGTCCGGTGGCACGCACCACGCCATCTACGCCAGCCCGCTCGTCCGCGCACACGAGACGGCGCGGATCATCGCGGAACGGATCGGACTCGGTGAGCCGGAGCTCGTCACGGACCTGCGCGAGCGCGAGTTCGGTGAAGCCGAGGGGATGCTGGTCGCCGACTACCTCGACCGCTACGGGGACTGGCATGCCGACGTCCCCGGAGCCGAGACCTTCGCCCAGGTGCGCGACCGTGCTCTCGGAGCGCTCGACGTCATCGCCAGACAGTCACGCCGCCGCTCTGCTCCCGTCGCCGAATCCGTGATCGTGGTGGCGCACGGCGGTGTGATCCGCTCGCTGCTCGACCACGCGTCCGGCGGCACCATGCCGCTGGTCGGCGTGCCGCTGGCCAACGGCTCCGTGCATCGCTTCGAGGCGTCGCCCGACGTGCTGCGGCTCCTGGAGACCGTGTCGGCTCCGTAG
- a CDS encoding HpcH/HpaI aldolase/citrate lyase family protein yields the protein MTFDLGPALLFCPADRPERFAKALDRADAVILDLEDAVAPADKAAARGNLIDAHVDPDRVIVRVNAADSGEFASDLATLSQTDFRTVMVAKAEDPAALEAFDPRFSLIALCETARGVAAADRLADHERVVGLMWGAEDLVASLGGTSSRGQDGRYRDIARFARSRVLLEAGARGKAAIDAVHIAIDDLAGLAEEASDAAASGFSATACIHPGQVAVIRGAYRPEPAEVTWAEAVLAAAVGERGVFRFDGRMIDEPVLRHASSLVERANRADTR from the coding sequence ATGACATTCGATCTCGGACCCGCGCTGCTGTTCTGTCCTGCGGACCGTCCGGAGCGGTTCGCGAAGGCGCTCGACCGGGCGGATGCCGTCATCCTCGACCTCGAGGACGCGGTCGCACCTGCGGACAAGGCCGCCGCACGCGGCAACCTCATCGACGCGCATGTCGACCCCGACCGGGTGATCGTGCGCGTCAACGCAGCGGATTCGGGCGAGTTCGCCAGCGACCTGGCGACGCTGTCGCAGACCGACTTCCGCACGGTCATGGTCGCGAAGGCGGAGGACCCTGCGGCCCTGGAGGCCTTCGATCCGCGGTTCTCGCTCATCGCGCTGTGCGAGACGGCACGGGGCGTGGCCGCGGCCGACCGTCTGGCCGATCATGAGCGCGTCGTGGGCCTCATGTGGGGGGCCGAGGATCTCGTGGCCTCGCTCGGCGGCACGTCCAGCCGCGGCCAGGACGGACGGTACCGGGACATCGCCCGATTCGCTCGCTCACGCGTCCTGCTGGAAGCGGGCGCGCGCGGCAAGGCCGCGATCGACGCGGTGCACATCGCGATCGACGACCTCGCAGGGCTCGCGGAGGAGGCATCGGATGCCGCGGCGAGCGGATTCTCCGCCACGGCATGTATCCACCCAGGTCAAGTGGCGGTGATCCGCGGCGCCTATCGGCCGGAGCCCGCCGAGGTCACCTGGGCCGAAGCGGTGCTGGCCGCTGCCGTCGGCGAACGAGGCGTCTTCCGCTTCGACGGCAGGATGATCGACGAGCCAGTGCTGCGTCACGCTTCTTCGCTCGTCGAGCGAGCGAATCGAGCCGACACGCGCTGA